In Fibrobacter sp. UWH6, the genomic stretch TATGCCGCAATGAATATAGATTGTTTTCTTTTAAAAAAGCTTTATCCCGAAGCAAGAAATCGTTTACACGGCGGACCAACCTTTTTTCTAAATTTGTCGCCGTAAATTAAAGCAGGCCGCCCCTGCACAATCACGAGATTTTTTGAGGCATCATCAACATGTGTGGAAGCATTTAGGCAGCCTTGCTAGATGATTCTCTCGATTCCGATTCCCATTCGTAGGCAATCTTTACATCTACATAGGAACAGCTCAACATTATCAGCGACAGCATGTTGTTCATGTTCCTGAAGCCATAGGCAGTCCGTATCAGTAGCTTTATCTTGTTGTTCGTCGCCTCGATCCTTGCGTTTGACACGCCCAGCCTGATTGTGTTGAG encodes the following:
- a CDS encoding transposase, coding for LNTIRLGVSNARIEATNNKIKLLIRTAYGFRNMNNMLSLIMLSCSYVDVKIAYEWESESRESSSKAA